From one Deinococcus sp. NW-56 genomic stretch:
- a CDS encoding glycerate kinase — translation MNWRAVLEDTYREALEAVAPARLLAPHLDGPRPDLVVAFGKAALPMLRAALEASPGVPGLAVPPRDSADLTAPPGAEVYPASHPVPGEDSVRAAEAVLARVSALPAGSRLLVLVSGGGSALLSAPWGVTLAQKQALTRELLAAGADITAINTVRKHLSRVKGGRLAAATQAEVRALLISDVIGDDPSVIASGPTVPDPTTFADALAVLDRFGIAAPEARTHLEAGARGEVPETPKPGELPHAQTQIVGSGRVLLEAAQGALARRGIAAHLLSATQDGDVRDLAAWHAAELRRRLPGLTAPLVLLSGGEATVTLRGAGVGGRNQEFALWLLRDLGDAGVYVLSAGSDGVDGSSAAAGAFLTPDSLARARRLGLDLDASLARNDSGTFFHRLGDALVTGPTGHNLGDLRLLVLLPVI, via the coding sequence ATGAACTGGCGGGCTGTGCTGGAAGACACCTACCGGGAGGCGCTAGAGGCGGTGGCCCCAGCCCGGCTGCTTGCGCCCCATCTGGACGGGCCGCGCCCCGACCTCGTGGTCGCGTTCGGCAAGGCGGCCTTGCCCATGCTGCGGGCGGCGCTGGAGGCCTCCCCAGGGGTTCCCGGTCTCGCTGTTCCGCCCCGCGACTCGGCCGACCTGACGGCTCCACCCGGCGCCGAGGTCTACCCCGCCTCCCACCCCGTCCCCGGCGAGGACAGCGTGCGGGCGGCGGAGGCGGTGCTGGCCCGCGTTTCGGCGCTCCCGGCCGGAAGCCGCCTGCTCGTCCTCGTCTCGGGTGGCGGCAGCGCCCTGCTCTCGGCGCCCTGGGGAGTCACGCTGGCGCAGAAGCAGGCCCTGACCCGTGAACTGCTGGCGGCCGGGGCGGACATCACCGCGATCAACACCGTCCGCAAGCACCTCTCGCGCGTCAAGGGCGGGCGGCTGGCAGCGGCCACCCAGGCCGAGGTGCGGGCGCTCCTGATCTCCGACGTGATCGGGGACGACCCCTCCGTGATCGCGTCGGGGCCGACGGTGCCCGACCCCACGACCTTCGCGGACGCGCTGGCAGTACTGGACCGCTTCGGCATCGCGGCTCCCGAGGCCCGCACCCATCTGGAGGCGGGAGCGCGGGGCGAGGTCCCCGAAACCCCCAAGCCTGGCGAACTGCCCCATGCCCAGACCCAGATCGTCGGCTCCGGGCGGGTGCTGCTGGAAGCGGCCCAAGGCGCCCTCGCCCGGCGCGGGATCGCGGCCCACCTTCTCTCCGCGACCCAGGACGGCGACGTGCGCGACCTCGCGGCCTGGCACGCGGCGGAACTCCGGCGGCGTCTCCCCGGCCTGACCGCTCCATTGGTCCTCCTCTCCGGGGGCGAGGCCACCGTGACCCTACGCGGTGCCGGGGTGGGTGGGCGCAACCAGGAATTCGCGCTGTGGCTGCTGCGCGACCTGGGCGACGCGGGGGTGTATGTCCTCTCCGCCGGGTCGGACGGGGTGGACGGCAGCAGCGCGGCGGCGGGGGCCTTCCTGACGCCTGACTCCCTCGCGCGGGCGCGGCGGCTGGGCCTCGACCTCGACGCTTCTCTCGCCCGCAACGATTCCGGCACCTTCTTTCACCGTCTGGGAGACGCGCTGGTCACCGGACCGACCGGGCACAACCTGGGGGACCTGCGGCTGCTGGTGCTCCTCCCCGTCATCTGA
- a CDS encoding catalase yields MSDQKLPDHPTATEGERTLTTRQGHPVRNNQQQRTVGTRGPATLENYQFLEKISHFDRERIPERVVHARGAGAHGYFEAYGKVGDEPVSKYTRAKLFQEAGKRTPVFVRFSTVIHSSHSPETMRDPRGFAVKFYTEDGNWDLVGNNLKVFFIRDAIKFPDVIHSLKPDPVTNRQDGGRIFDFMSHTPEAMHMLTLLFSPWGIPANYRQMQGSGVNTYKWVNDKGEAVLVKYHWEPVQGIKNLTQREAEQIQAKNISHATQDLYEAIERGDYPQWELFVQIMSDDDHPELDFDPLDDTKIWPREQFPWLPVGKMTLDRNPENYFAEVEQAAFGTGVLVDGLDFSDDKMLVGRTFSYSDTQRYRVGTNYLQLPINAPKKHVATNQRDGQMAYRVDVAPGQNPHVNYEPNSMNGLREAPRDVVEYTPWVEGHLQRAPLERTNDFQQAGEQYRAFEDWERDDLIANLVENISAATPEVQARMVELFTKCDEDYGRRVAEGLAEVRRGREEREREAVRQAEERSKEAQPY; encoded by the coding sequence ATGAGCGACCAGAAGCTTCCCGATCACCCCACCGCCACCGAGGGCGAGCGCACCCTGACCACCCGGCAGGGCCACCCCGTCCGCAACAACCAGCAGCAGCGCACCGTGGGCACGCGCGGCCCCGCCACCCTGGAGAACTACCAGTTCCTCGAGAAGATCAGCCACTTCGACCGCGAACGCATCCCCGAGCGGGTCGTGCACGCCCGAGGCGCCGGGGCGCACGGCTACTTCGAGGCCTACGGCAAGGTGGGCGACGAGCCGGTGAGCAAGTACACCCGCGCCAAGCTCTTCCAGGAGGCGGGCAAGCGCACCCCCGTCTTCGTGCGCTTCTCCACCGTGATCCACTCCAGCCACTCGCCCGAGACGATGCGCGACCCGCGCGGCTTCGCGGTGAAGTTCTACACGGAAGACGGCAACTGGGACCTCGTGGGGAACAACCTCAAGGTCTTTTTCATCCGCGACGCGATCAAGTTCCCCGACGTGATCCACTCCTTGAAGCCCGACCCGGTCACCAACCGGCAGGACGGCGGGCGCATCTTCGACTTCATGAGCCACACGCCCGAAGCGATGCACATGCTGACCCTGCTGTTCTCGCCGTGGGGTATTCCGGCCAACTACCGCCAGATGCAGGGCTCGGGCGTCAACACCTATAAGTGGGTGAACGACAAAGGCGAGGCCGTGCTCGTAAAGTACCACTGGGAGCCGGTGCAGGGCATCAAGAACCTCACCCAGCGCGAGGCCGAGCAGATTCAGGCCAAGAACATCAGCCACGCCACCCAGGACCTCTACGAGGCCATCGAGCGCGGCGACTATCCGCAGTGGGAACTGTTCGTCCAGATCATGTCGGATGACGACCACCCCGAACTCGATTTCGATCCGCTCGACGACACCAAGATCTGGCCGAGGGAGCAGTTCCCCTGGCTTCCGGTCGGCAAAATGACCCTCGACCGCAACCCCGAGAACTACTTCGCGGAAGTCGAGCAGGCCGCCTTCGGTACGGGCGTCCTGGTGGACGGGCTGGACTTCTCCGACGACAAGATGCTGGTGGGCCGCACCTTCTCGTACTCGGACACGCAGCGGTACCGGGTGGGCACGAACTACCTCCAGCTTCCCATCAACGCGCCCAAAAAGCACGTCGCCACCAACCAGCGCGACGGGCAGATGGCCTACCGGGTGGACGTGGCGCCGGGGCAGAACCCGCACGTCAACTACGAACCCAACTCCATGAACGGCCTGCGTGAGGCGCCGCGTGACGTGGTGGAATACACCCCCTGGGTCGAGGGCCACCTCCAGCGGGCACCCCTCGAGCGCACGAACGACTTCCAGCAGGCGGGCGAACAGTACCGCGCCTTCGAGGACTGGGAGCGCGACGACCTGATCGCCAACCTCGTGGAGAACATCTCCGCCGCTACCCCCGAGGTGCAGGCCCGGATGGTCGAACTGTTCACGAAGTGCGACGAGGACTATGGCCGCCGCGTGGCCGAGGGGCTGGCGGAAGTGCGCCGGGGCCGCGAGGAGCGCGAGCGCGAGGCCGTGCGGCAGGCGGAGGAGCGCAGCAAGGAAGCGCAGCCTTACTGA